The nucleotide window CCAAATAATTATATTTGACTCCTTATCAAATAGCTTTATCATGTATGTACTGGGACCCTCCAAGCACTTAGCACACTATGCTCAAGCAGTAACCCACCTCATGTTACACAACTCACATTTCCCCATGACCCCCCTGCAAGACTTCTTAGATTGATACGCAAAACATAAGGTCATACACAAACAAGATGGCTGTTTGAGAGAAAACATTGTAAGTTTATCAtacagttttacatttacatgagaGAGCAAGTTGAATGTGGCACAGActcagtggtggtgggggccgtGCAGCTGCCCCACTCCCATCCAACGGTGTGACAACTGCAGCAGAGCCAGAAACAGCAGCAGTTAGcagcacagacaggcagcagctaCCCCCAGAAAAGGGGGAGGGtgcgtggtggtgtgtgtgtgtcgctgtgtgctcatacatgcatttgtgtgtatatgtgtgtatgccaatctgtgtgtgtgtgtgtgtgtgtgtgtgtgagagaccatGACATGGAGCAGGATCAGTGTCTCAGTGCCTGCTGTCCAGCTCAGGATGCTTAATGCAGGAGTCAGCGATGATGATGATCCTGGCTTAGATGCCTcaggacaggcaggcaggcaggcagtagcTGTGACTCTAGGCTTCATTCATGCATTCATGTGGTTGAGGGAATCACAATGGGTctgcagtgagtgagtgagtgaatgaaatGTTTTCTGTTCAGTTGTTTAATCTCTTTAGTATCAGATTTCTGTCATATTATATTGGTTCAATGCACAACAAAGTGAATTGGATCAACCTAAGGTCAAATCCAAAAGGTCAACAACTAGAAGTGACCCATATACAGTTCTTTATATGGCCACCATCATCCCACTTCGTCTCACCCTTAGTTTGCAATGTCATCCACTGCATCTACTTCAAACATGGTCTACGCCGCAGCTCCCCTTGCCTCCATGATTCCCCTctattcttcctcctcctgatcCGCCAACACCTACCTCTCCACTTCCTCACTTCCTCATCGtcaactctcctctcccccccatctacCTTCCATTGtccccttttcctccccctcacttcccccctcctcccttcctccccctcagtGGAAGAAACAGCTGAGGCGTCACCCCAGGTCACATGGGGATGGCAGGTGGGACAAACCTATGTGGGACACCCATCCCCCTTTCCTTCCCATTgcgtccctccctttctttctctttctaaatGTCACCCTGGTTTCAAGGGTGTGGCATCCCTGTGTCGGAATGTGCCAGGTGTTCAGAGTCTCTCACGTTGACAGGATTCCAGAGACAGAAATCTGTCATATTTTATTCCATCTTCATTGCAGTCATGCCAGCATTAAAACCCTCTTCTTAAGGATCTTGATAAACTCATATAGTATATGACGTAAacattgtatgtttgtgtggatctgtgtgtgttcgcaACCAAACCTCTTGGTATGTATATTTAGATTGAAAGTGTAATAATTATTTGGTGAGATAATAAACATATTGAAACTGTTTGCCACTATTCTCAAGGATGATATTTACCATCAATGCTTTGTTAGGGAGAGAGGCTGCTTTGTTGTGTGTGAACCTGGTATGCTGGAGTCCTAGATCCCAGAGGTGTCTGTGGGACAAAGACAAGAGGAACAGGAATGTTGGGCTTGTCATCATGGCTATGTTTATCAATCAACACAGAAAAAGTAACCATGGTGATAAATCAACTTCATGTACAATTGATAGATTGGGCCACCTGGATGTCCATAATGATTTTGGTAGATTGCAACTCGAATCCACGAAACGTGCTTACAAGGATATGAGCTGCAAATTGTATCAATCTATTCATATAAAAATGTGATTCAACGATATATCATGAAGGCATTCATTTCCCATGAAGGGGAAATAAAACCTTTTGTTTTGATATTTCGCTTTCCGAATTTATGATTATGCGGCTGTTTTACCTACGTTCGTGTGCAAGGTGTGCACTGTGCACTGAAAGCGCTTTTAGCAAGGGGAACTTTAGATTGAGATTTCAAGGATCCGAGGACTGTATTTACTGACGGACCAGGTCAACAACTGTCCAACAAATTCTTGTACAGGTAGCTATTACATACTATAACATCGGAAAAGACGATGTCATACTTGCGGAGATAATCCCCAAAATACATGTTGACATTTACGCGAATTAATACGACTCTGGGTGAAAAGGTAAGCTTTTGGTCGACTGCATACCCCCTAATTCAATCTTGGCGTGAAACCAACGTTTGCTGTCTTGTTTCGCTTGTAAGCTAATGTGGGGTCAAATTTTGCTCAACAATCGCTATTTTGTATGCGTATGTGTCTCTTTTCTTTCCTAGCCATGTTACTAACCACACATCGCTATGCGAAAGCACTGCAGCTCACCCTCGCGGTCATCAAGCCAGATGCAGTTGCGCATCCCGTGATTATGGAGGTGAGTCGCTAAATAGCCAGTACTGGGCGAGATACATGGTATGTTTACATTGTCCTGTAGAAGTCCATGCCTAGGAATTGATTGAGAACATTATGAATCAACATGCTGTTCATGGTGTCAATTACTCAAGGTGATATGGGATACAGGCAGAGGAGTTGCAATATACATTTAGAGCCAGTAATCTAGCACGGGTCATTAATCAACCTACCAGGGTGTTGACTAACAGTTCAAAAATCATGTAATCCTCAATCGATCACAGTTAGGGTAATGCTGTAGAGTGTAGAACTTCTCTCCACAATGGTATCTGTTCCCATGGAAGTAAAAGTCTCAAAGGCTGTGACTCCGTATGTGCATGTTGTTAAAAATATGTTTAAATCCAAAACCATGTCCATTGACAGCTCAAGTTCACCAAATGCAGGATTTAATTGGTGAAAACCACTGACATAAATGTTTTGATGAAATAGGAGACAACATAAAATAGTAACATGAATAGGTTTACATATTTAATAAGTGTATTACATGCAATTTCCTTACAGGCCCTCCACCAGAAAATCCTTGAGAACAACTTTGTCATCGTCCGTTGTCGAGACTTGGTGTGGAGACGACAGGATTCTGAGAAGTTCTATGAAGAACATGCAGGTTAGGCAAAACTAGTATAGGGCTTAAGATCTGTGACGCATGCAGGGAACAGAGTAAGCTACCCTTATGTGGAGCTATGTGTCTGCATGCTACTATTAACTAGTGTATTATCTCGACCATCTGGCtctcaaaacaataaaaacatcTGTGTCTTTGACTGACCAAGTGAGTAACCTTACATATATATTGAAGAATGACCCGGAATAACTTTTAGTTGTGTGTCTTCATGATTAGGTTTATCATTGTTTCTTTGATCATTTTTGTTTTGCATCATAGGAAGATTCTTCTACCAAAGACTGGTTGAGTTCATGTCAAGGTAggcttccatttcacaattttaGTGGCATTGATTTTACCTATCCTTGATATAGTAGTCTATACCTAATCCTGAAGTGAGAAACAAACAGTCACGTATTCTCTATAGCATGTGTTATATATATGTCGCCTATTGTACTTACATACAtacttacatacagtatatgaacAGGAAAACAGCTGTTCATATTAAAATGGGGGAAGAGTTTGTTTGAAACTTATTACACTTCCCACTGAGCCAACACATGAAACACCACCTCGCTTTGTAGCTCAGGGCCTGTTTCTTTGAATCATCCCTATCTGGGCTTTGAAGCAGGAACATTGGGCTCTCAATTGTCAGCAGATGGCCATATTTAGAATCCACTCTCAGGGCCCTTGGTTGGGGGAACTGGTGCACACCCTATCTACAAGCATGATGCAGAACACTGAGGACCGCACAATAGTTGAAAAGTAAGAAAGCAGATGGCTGCAGTGTTTTTTCTGCTGTTGCCGTGGCAACCTAGGCCTTGACGCATTGCTCCTACCGCTGGGATGAGCGGTGATGTGGGATGTTGCCACACACCTGGAGTTGGCCTTTCTGTGTTTTATTTAGCATAAACCATTGGCTAAACATGTTTGATATTCATTGAAAGTAAGCAGTTTTCTCAGTGGAATTGTTGTTAAGAGTGTACTGTCTTTTACAATGTCTGAATAAAGACATAAATAACTTGCCCATTGGCTTGTGGTTTTTGAATAATCGTTTTTCAGCTGCTGTATCTATAGTGCCAATGAACCGAGTTGAATTGGTTAAATATGATATAATGTAACAGTAAGGGTAATGATGGCTCTATGTACTCTTAAGTGCTACTATCCTGCTCAATCTCTTCTTCTGTGACTGTCCCACAGTGGTCCGATGAGGGCATACGTGCTTGCCAGAGAGGATGCCATCACTGTCTGGAGGGAGCTCATGGGCCCCACCAGAGTGTTCCGGGCCCGGTTCACATCTCCGACCACAATCAGAGGCCAGTTTGGACTCACAGACACCAGGAACACCAGTCACGGCTCAGGTGTGCACACGGTCTCTTTCACGACGGTGCAAATTCCTTTGCCATGCCCATCCATTTTGATGTGGGGACCAAAAGTTTCCAACTTTATATTACTCTGTCTAGATTTTATATATTAGTCATTCATATGTTTTAGCAGCCATTATTGTATTAACCTGTATTCATCTTTCTGTGAACTTTCATTGGTAATATATTTTCTACTTGTGTGTTTCTTGGACTGGTTGAATAACACAACATATTTTCCATCCTTTCTGATCTTCAGATTCGTTGGAGTCGGCGCAGCGAGAGATCGCCTTCTTCTTCCCAGAGTTCCGTGTGGAGGagtggatggagaaggaggagcccTCATTCAGGAGGGGTCTGATGGAGTACGACCAGCagagacacatccacacactacCCGCTCCTCGCTGAGCTCAGATCACACCAACATACGATCCCTGCTCGACTCACAGTAACTCGGTGGTTCTCAAGCTTTGGGCCTTGATCCCCTGGAGAACGTCAAGCGATTGAATGGGGATGTAGTAAGGACTTCCGGACAGGATTAAAGTACCAATATGTTGTTTAGATAAAAATATGATTATAAGGGGAGGCTAAACACATTTTTTCCAATTTGCAAGACCTGACCTGAACAGGTCTGAAAAGCACTGCAGTAACTGATCCTGGAGCAGATCTGAACCAAACCTGATATTCTAATGTTTATGTGTATTTCCTTAGTACTCTTCCatttagaaatatttttttttcttgggtCTCGCTGGAGTGTCAGGTGGGCGGCCTTTTTGGGAAACGcttatttatttaattgtgtTTATATGAAATCTATCAAGTACACACAAGTAGATTTGTTTCTCTTCCAAATAAGCCCATGGTTATGTTACAGTACATAATATGTATTACCATAAGAATACCACTGaaagtgtgtcttgtgtgtataATACATTCACCCTTGACATGTTTTATACGGAACAAAGTGTAATGTTTGACTGTAGATTTGTTTAAATAATAATGTTCTACTTTGATAAGAACTTAGATAAGCAAACTTAACGATGCCATACAACTTCCATGAAGTGATTTCATTTAGGAAAAACTAAGAATTAAGTAGTAAACTGTATGATTTATTTTCAGTACAAATGTAGACTGTTCTGATACACCTGACAGGATAAGGTAAGCCAAGAAGACAGTGTACAATGTGCCCTATTACAATTCATACAAAATATAAAATGGGTTGTTATCCAGTTATAGCCGCTGTACATCATGTAGACACAAACCATGTCTAAACCAGCCAACCCTGCTATACTGCATGTACTGTAGTTGTACAAGAGTGCACATGCTTGTCAAGTTCATGAATGCAGTTTGGTAGAACATCTTAGGAAATGTCTAAATTCTATATAAATGAATATATGTCCTTCATGCCGTTCCCGGTTTCACAGTGTTAACCTTGAATAACAATGTTTTTTGTCTGTGATAAAATAGTATGTACTGTTTGAAATAGGATTGTCGTTAAGGTTTCTTCTCACGCTGTTTTGTGGGAAGAAAGACAAAGAACATGTCTGACATTGGAGGTTTGTTGCATTGCTTTAACCAGCCAAGTAGACCTCTTGTAAACATGATCCTCTAAAAGAACACTTGTTATTAGCAAAGACGAAACACGACCAGTCACAGACAGAAATACATGTACATTGCAAACCATCAAACTTTAACACTTCCTACAAAGGGCGACAACTATTATATCAGTTTCAAAAGCTCAAAAGGCCTTGGAAACTGTTGGTCTGAAGTCctgttttaaaaaaaacaatatactCTTTCAGAAGAAGCCTTGAGTTTTTCACTCATAAAAGTCCTTATCACGGTATTCAACAGCTTTTGGTCGTTATAGTTTGTAGGTACTTTAGCTCAGGTCTCTCAGTGCACCTCTGTGTTCTCTGTTGTCACTTCCTTCAGAGCCTCCATAGGCTTCATCACCTCGTAGGTAGTGAGGGACTTCTCCTTGATCTTGCCACTCTTGTCGACTTGACGAATGCTCTGTGTCACCGTGATGGTGACCTGTTTGGTGGACATTCTGTTGTCCTGCCACTTTGTCTTTGGGTggaatagaggaggaggagggaaggaatgaAGAGTTTAGGACTTTAAGAGGCGTAAGGGAGTCTAGCTGAGTGAGGGCAAGGATGAGATGACTGAAGCTCACCCATCTCTTAGATACCATTGGCACATAGTGTAAGGCTACTGCATTCAAGTGACCAGAATGGTGgccagagaggagtgtgtgaggagtaAATGGATGACTCGTGGCAAGACACTAAGTCAGCAGATCCATTACACATTAACCATGTGACACATGGCTCATTAAATGCTATTTGTTTCCAGAACATCCAGTGAGATACAGGCTGATCAATGGCTCAAGTCAGACCTAAGTGTGTCCAGAtacacagaaagacaggaaggtGTCAAACTATTTGTCAAATCAATCCACAAAGGAAAGGGCAAGATTAAAAAGTAATTGTAGGCCGGTAAAGAGTAACTCACAATTTCTTCTGTGTGAAGGACACTCCTGCGCTGTACGGTTGTGCCAGTGGAAGGTAATGACACATCCTGGTGTTGGGAGGCCAGTATTGCAGGCGGACTGTCAGGATTTCCTCTATCAAGGCTGGCCTCAGACATGACAGAGCAAACCTTCAGGTAGGCCTGGGCAGGAGTAGGCACGCCATCATCAAAGAAATCTGCAACTGAAAAACAAAGGAGGTTGGTGGTGTCTAAAGCACTTCCTACACTACTATTATTTTGTTCTGTAATGCAATAAAGTTTCAAGGACTAGTGGTTGAATAGATGAAAACCATGTTTGGTACTTCTGAGTCTTTGTTTTCATGACGAACGTGTGGGTTTAGTAAGACCTGGTCCAGTGATTAAATTTCCCTCTGCATCATTGTCCTGTTGAAAATTTCAATTGGCACTCGGCTTTGATACAGGTTTAGTATTTTCAGCAAGTAGAACAGCTTATTTCTCCTCACATGGACCAAAGGCTCTATGGCAGCCTCTAAAGACTGTAGCCATCTCCTTAGCAACCAGAGAGGCCTCATGGCAACATTCAATTGGTAGCTTTTGATACACCCCCCATCGAAGCGTTCATCCTCCCACATCAAAGAGTACTGGTGCCTGGATATACAGAATTGTTAACTGTGGCCAATTTAGATTGGATTCCATCACCCTTTGCATTGTAAAATGCTGTGTGTTCCCTGTTGAGTATCTGGCTGTAAAGACCAATTCTTACTGTACAATCCTCTGAATTAAACACTTGATTGGTGCAATGGCTTTGGTCGTAAACACAATGACCAAACACAGCGTGACTGCATtcaaaaacaaaatcaaaataacaaaaaagaCATACTCTGCTCTCAAAACAGTATTTTCTACCCCGCAGAAGAGTAATAAATTGATATTTAATTACTGCGGACATTATACG belongs to Osmerus mordax isolate fOsmMor3 chromosome 8, fOsmMor3.pri, whole genome shotgun sequence and includes:
- the nme6 gene encoding nucleoside diphosphate kinase 6: MLLTTHRYAKALQLTLAVIKPDAVAHPVIMEALHQKILENNFVIVRCRDLVWRRQDSEKFYEEHAGRFFYQRLVEFMSSGPMRAYVLAREDAITVWRELMGPTRVFRARFTSPTTIRGQFGLTDTRNTSHGSDSLESAQREIAFFFPEFRVEEWMEKEEPSFRRGLMEYDQQRHIHTLPAPR
- the baalcb gene encoding brain and acute leukemia cytoplasmic protein → MGCGGSRTDALEPRYLESWTKETESTWLPSTDTDIPLSSIHSIPSENSSEMGFISEKSDTPVADFFDDGVPTPAQAYLKVCSVMSEASLDRGNPDSPPAILASQHQDVSLPSTGTTVQRRSVLHTEEITKWQDNRMSTKQVTITVTQSIRQVDKSGKIKEKSLTTYEVMKPMEALKEVTTENTEVH